A stretch of DNA from Fundulus heteroclitus isolate FHET01 chromosome 22, MU-UCD_Fhet_4.1, whole genome shotgun sequence:
TCCGGGCCACATAATTTTTATAAATGGCTATAAGTGAAAAGTAAATGGAACACTGGAAaaagttagagtggctcatgttactctgagctacctctatagttatgctgctataggctttgGCTGCTGGAGAACAGCCTTAAAATGAAATTATGTGAGTTGCTGCTATATGGATAATTTGGTttggaataaaatgaataaaatgagcACTTTACAGATCTGCATGGAGAGTTTTTGAGGTGCAGAGAAGCAAATTCAATACTAAAGAAACCTATTATTCACAATTTTAAACTTACATCCTCTAATATAGCCTTGCACAATGTTGGTACGTTCTAGTTACCCTACACCCAACACTTCTCTAGAGGTTACAGTAGGACTGAAATTTATAGTCCAGTCTTTGCTCACTGTAACACATAGTGCGGTCCAATGGGCATTTATTGAGTGTCTGCCTGCAACTTGAAAGTGTTTTCATGGTAACTTTAAAtgaatattaatttattaatcttTTTACAGGTTTCCCTCTGTGGGACAGAGAAACTATCAACAAGCACAACACCAGACAGACTCAGAGAAGCAGTTCCTATCAAATTAGTGTCTCTGACTCCTTTGAATCCAAGTCTTCTCTGCTGGATCTGAATGTATCTGTCAAAGCCAGTTTTTTGGGTGGTCTGGTTGAGGttggaggatctgcagcttaTCTCAATGACAAGAAGAAGTTCAAGAACCAGAGCAGAATCACCTTTCAATACAAAGCCACAACTGAATACAAAGAGctgtctctgtcttctctcaAAGTTGAAGGCTCTCAGGTTAGGGATTGTTCTGAGGAATCCTGTGCAACACATGTAGTCACAGGCATCCTTTATGGGGCAAATGCTTTCTTTGTGTTTGACAGTGAGAAGTTAGAATCAAACAGTGTTCAGAACATTGAGGGCACCATGCAAGCTGCGATCAAGAAATTTCCAAAGTTCAGTGTTGAGGGCAAAGTAGGAATAAAGATgagtgaagaagaaaaagctgCATCCAGTAAATTCACCTGTAAATTTTATGGTGATTTTATTCTTGACAAGAACCCTGTGACATTTGAAGATGCAGTGATGACCTACGCCAAACTTCCAGGCCTCCTtggagaaaatggagaaaatgcAGTTCCTCTTAAAGTCTGGCTGACTCCTCTGAAGGACCTGGAGCCATCAGCAGCTGAGCTGAAGGGACAGATTTCCTTTGGTTTACTCAGAAAGGCTCAAATTTATTTGGAAAGTATCAGAAAAATAGAAATGAGATGCAGTGAGGCTCAGCAAGAGAAAGAAGTCATGAGTTTTCCACAGATTCATAAAAAGTTGATTCTTTTTGAAGATCTTTGTAAAGACAACATAGCAATGCTCAGacagacaatgcaggagaagatTCCTCTCATTCGTGAAGGTAAAGAAGATGAAACATTTTTGGAAAGTCTCCTTGATCAGCAGGAGAATTCTTTGTTTAGTCCCAAAAGTTTAGATAGTTGGTTAGACAatgcagagagagaaataaacGTCATTAGGTCTTGTGTGGAGATTATGGAGGGAATCCAGATTGTTCCAGATGAGAACCACCTGGAAAGAGAGGCTCTAGCTGCAGGCGTAGATGAAGccttctgctttgtttttacctCTGTGAAAACTGATGACCCCTACCTGGACCAGATGATCAACTATCTGAGTAAAgataagacagaacctaaacccTGCGTGACTCCATCCACTAAAGACCAGTGGTTCTTCTCAGATGAAGTTCTAACCAACATGAGAAAAAAGGCCACTGAGTTCATTTCAGCTTCCAAACGACTGAAGGGCAGCAGCAGATTTCGTTTCCTTGTAGCAGCTCTTCCGAATGCAAAATTCACAGGAGCCACCATCTACCAGTATAGAGACGGCCTTCTGAAAACTGAAGACTTCTCACAGCCTAAGTTTCATGATTTGACAGCTCAGCTGGACCGAAGAGATCTTCTATGGTGTAAGGCCATTTTCTATTCAAGAGTGTAGCTATCTGTTAAAAGGTTCTTCATACAAAAGattgtttaaaatagtcttaCATGCATATTAGACAAAAAATCATGTACTTCTGCTGATTAAACATGAGTAAATGTGAAAAGTAAGAGATTACCTCTTTTTCTATCAACCAGACTACTACAATCTGACCTTGGATCCCAAAACATGCGGCAACTGGCTTCTACTAACTGATGAAAACACGAAGGCAACTGATGGAGCCGTATGGCAGCGGTATGACGAACACCCCTGGAGATTTAAAGACCAGAATCAGGTTCTGTGCCAGCAGGGGCTGACAGGATGCTG
This window harbors:
- the LOC105917027 gene encoding stonustoxin subunit alpha isoform X2, with the translated sequence MSSHQMQVPALGRPFSLGMLYDARKDQLVTGFPLWDRETINKHNTRQTQRSSSYQISVSDSFESKSSLLDLNVSVKASFLGGLVEVGGSAAYLNDKKKFKNQSRITFQYKATTEYKELSLSSLKVEGSQVRDCSEESCATHVVTGILYGANAFFVFDSEKLESNSVQNIEGTMQAAIKKFPKFSVEGKVGIKMSEEEKAASSKFTCKFYGDFILDKNPVTFEDAVMTYAKLPGLLGENGENAVPLKVWLTPLKDLEPSAAELKGQISFGLLRKAQIYLESIRKIEMRCSEAQQEKEVMSFPQIHKKLILFEDLCKDNIAMLRQTMQEKIPLIREGKEDETFLESLLDQQENSLFSPKSLDSWLDNAEREINVIRSCVEIMEGIQIVPDENHLEREALAAGVDEAFCFVFTSVKTDDPYLDQMINYLSKDKTEPKPCVTPSTKDQWFFSDEVLTNMRKKATEFISASKRLKGSSRFRFLVAALPNAKFTGATIYQYRDGLLKTEDFSQPKFHDLTAQLDRRDLLWYYYNLTLDPKTCGNWLLLTDENTKATDGAVWQRYDEHPWRFKDQNQVLCQQGLTGCCYFEVELGIRHPNAVGLALAYKSIPRSGKNTQDAFGQNKVSWSFGVKDDTVESRHHNNHWKQHLPAEGCNRVGVYLDWAGGSLSFYNVVSNKLIHMYTFKAKFTEPLYPGLYVWSSPNFASFRHI
- the LOC105917027 gene encoding stonustoxin subunit alpha isoform X1 — translated: MSSHQMQVPALGRPFSLGMLYDARKDQLVTGFPLWDRETINKHNTRQTQRSSSYQISVSDSFESKSSLLDLNVSVKASFLGGLVEVGGSAAYLNDKKKFKNQSRITFQYKATTEYKELSLSSLKVEGSQVRDCSEESCATHVVTGILYGANAFFVFDSEKLESNSVQNIEGTMQAAIKKFPKFSVEGKVGIKMSEEEKAASSKFTCKFYGDFILDKNPVTFEDAVMTYAKLPGLLGENGENAVPLKVWLTPLKDLEPSAAELKGQISFGLLRKAQIYLESIRKIEMRCSEAQQEKEVMSFPQIHKKLILFEDLCKDNIAMLRQTMQEKIPLIREGKEDETFLESLLDQQENSLFSPKSLDSWLDNAEREINVIRSCVEIMEGIQIVPDENHLEREALAAGVDEAFCFVFTSVKTDDPYLDQMINYLSKDKTEPKPCVTPSTKDQWFFSDEVLTNMRKKATEFISASKRLKGSSRFRFLVAALPNAKFTGATIYQYRDGLLKTEDFSRPEVPDVTAQLDRRALLWYYYNLTLDPDTCGNWLLLTDENRKATDGAVWQRYDEHPWRFKDQNQVLCQQGLTGCCYFEVELGIRHPNAVGLALAYKSIPRSGKNTQDAFGQNKVSWSFGVKDDTVESRHYNNHWKQHLPAEGCNRVGVYLDWAGGSLSFYNVVSNKLIHMYTFKAKFTEPLYPGLYVWSSPNFASFRHI